The Sebastes umbrosus isolate fSebUmb1 chromosome 4, fSebUmb1.pri, whole genome shotgun sequence genome has a window encoding:
- the LOC119487464 gene encoding cytochrome c oxidase subunit 5A, mitochondrial-like, with product MFRAAVRLSVSGVRSVTRTQPACRALLASRCYSHGKQETDEEFDARWITYFNKQDIDAWELRKGMNTLIGYDLVPEPKILEAALRACRRLNDLASAIRILEAVKDKAGPHKEIYPYLIQELRPTLDELAIPTPEELGIDKV from the exons ATGTTCAGAGCCGCCGTCCGACTCTCAGTCTCCGGGGTCCGGAGTGTAACCCGCACACAGCCAGCCTGTCGAG CTCTTTTGGCCTCAAGGTGTTACTCACATGGGAAACAAGAGACCGATGAGGAGTTTGATGCCCGCTGGATCACCTATTTCAACAAGCAAGACATTGACGCATGGGAGCTGAGAAAAG GGATGAACACATTGATTGGTTACGATCTGGTACCTGAGCCAAAGATTCTCGAGGCAGCACTGAGAGCCTGTCGGAGGTTAAACGACTTGGCCAGCGCCATCCGAATTTTGGAAGCTGTgaag GATAAAGCCGGCCCTCATAAAGAGATCTACCCGTATCTGATCCAAGAGCTGCGGCCAACATTAGACGAGCTTGCCATCCCTACACCCGAAGAGCTCGGCATTGACAAAGTGTAG